In one Vulgatibacter incomptus genomic region, the following are encoded:
- a CDS encoding type I polyketide synthase, whose protein sequence is MVGKRSELRRGLGAWSPGALPASTSLEDLRDGLERVAEPLSIVELGGRVAVGHGGTARPGAPTGSDLPLLAQVPALLPEDLGDPAFREAHGIRYAYVAGEMANGIASEEMVEAAAGAGFLGFFGAGGLPPARVEAAIERLARLADLPYGFNLIHSPADPELETAGAALFLRHGIRLVCASAYLDLTLPLVRYRVAGIHRSADGSVVAPNRVIAKVSRVEVARKFLSPPPERLLRQLVSAGEITAEQAELAKSIPMAEDITAEADSGGHTDNRPLVVVLPAIQALRDELHAEYRYAVRPRVGAAGGIATPQAMAAAFSLGAAYVVTGSVNQGCREAGTSDQVREMLAQAASTDVTMAPAADMFELGVKVQVLSKGTMFPVRAAKLYELFRSHESLEALPAPVRAELEQKYFRCSLDEAWEGCKRFFAVRDPSQVEKGERDTRHRMALVFRSYLGQASGWANQGVADRRLDFQIWCGPAMGAFNDWAKGSYLEDWRERRVVPVAMNLLVGAAALTRLSALRAQGVGLPPELERFSPKTPAELDALLVPRETARPTEARPSRVAARAAKNEPIAIVGMAGLFPKAQDLESLWRLVRTGLDAVGPIPDSHFSLADYHDPDPKAPDRIYTTRGAFLDAYPFDPTEFGIPPAILEATDTSQLLGLVVAQKALEDAGYGDGREWDRSRASVLLGVTGTQELVISLGARLGHPHWRKALRDAGVPEEQADEVVERIGRAYVGWQENSFPGLLGNVVAGRIANRLDFGGTNSVVDAACASSLAAIHTACMELWTGRSDLALTGGVDTISDIFMHMCFSKTPALSPTGDARPFAAAADGTILGEGIGMLVLKRLSDAEEAGDRIYAVIRGIGTSSDGRAKSIYAPLAKGQARALSAAYEIAGVDPRTIELVEAHGTGTKAGDASELDGLRQVYAAASEEKGWCALGSIKSQIGHTKAAAGAAGLIKATLALTHKVIPPTIKVDAPAPGIEGSPFHVSTEARPWLKAAGHPRRAGVSAFGFGGSNFHAVVEEYRDAREAPAWDGSVELAAFSGPDRDAVLAELAGLELCAPAELASFCARSRSTFRVKAEHRLLLAFERGSDLAAIAGKARALVAKGPGSADGVSYGVGSRAGKLAFLFPGQGSQSVGMLRDLANTFPELLSALEGADGIAPDVYPPPTFDTAVREARTAFLTRTDRAQPALGAVELGALGVLRRFGVRPDLAAGHSFGELVALHAAGRIGAADLHTLARARGQLMAGDGSDRGTMLAVHAGLTDLEAMIAEEGLDVVLANRNAPAQGVLSGSREAIARARDACKRKGFRATPLTVGAAFHSPLVADAAAGFAEALAEVELFPGSIPVVANSTAAPYPLDGDEARALLAQQLARPVRFAESVETLWDDGVRTFVEVGPKATLCGLVRSTLGDKAHLAVALDASAGRRTGLLDLASLLGALAAAGHEVRLEEWQNVPGRKAPTRKPRMIVPLTGANFRSPVDERAANRNLPGNRPAQATNAAAAAPSSPAAHAAPLSPAPPREASVARTASPAARPLESPMTYGTLPIAPPAPTTASGSGSLLLEALRANAESLRALQSLQDQTAALHHRFLEGQAAAQASFHALLLGQQRLVEQALAGGPIEMPAFAPQAMQPVQARPAFAMPQPAPVQAGFAPYAPVAMQQPVAVQQPVAVQQPVAVQQPVAVQQPVAVQQPVAVQPPVAVQPPVAVQQPVAVQQPVAVQQPVSVQQPVAVKQAAVVQPAANDSNDAALDVRAVLLSVVAESTGYPTEMLDLDMDLESDLGIDSIKRVEILSMLSKRVPNAPTVDPEHLGNLRTLRQVLEFVAPGHGAESGAGSAAAGVQAEAEAEAQGAGSQSAQSKDDPADALEHRGVVAVRLPATPGKPLPPLAPSAIWIAARDAADPLATALATKLSARVVSLAPASDEPDEAVSALLILGDDLPDLLPLAFSRLRSVAGRLRTAGESGGALLATIARRDGAFGRLSPASGSPHQAGLAGLAKTAAQEWPTVRCRALDVCTSLAPDEAADVLAAELGEAGPREVGLGAAGRVGLRLVPEGSATARATHLEPGALVVVSGGARGVTAACTIELAKTSRPTFLLLGRSPLPAAQEPAWLAGASDEPAIKKALLADGFPGQRPTPKQVGDACRRILAEREVRQAIAAIEAAGSTVRYASVDVRDPAEVAAALDEARALHGPVRGVVHGAGVLRDRRIEDKSDEDFAEVLGTKVEGLEALLAATAGDDLAFLALFTSVTGRFGRRGQADYAAANEVLTGYALREARARPACNVIAFDWGPWEGGMVTPALRREFEREGIGLIPLEAGARLFARTAASSRGGAVERVVGAGFPSGEEPAPVERILLSAHRVDRKTHPYLADHELAGQAVLPVAMMTELLATSAREAFGGSLVAVEAFRLFKGVVLGDETAELTVSCAPPVDNVLGRQIDVELRGAGERVHARARVVLGARESAPLPSLDAGPLRPATVDVDTIYRDRLLFHGPRFHAIESVDGLGDDGLAAGLRTSPPACAWIPESGNRAFTTDPLALDGIFQALVLHCRDRHGVPSLPTRFDAWRQYRDRLPEDGVRAVVAVREFDDNTVVSDCELLGADGSLVARLEGYVCTMSASLEAAYGRADGPDGQAAAPPRAEGSRG, encoded by the coding sequence ATGGTCGGCAAACGAAGCGAGCTCCGGCGGGGCCTCGGCGCCTGGAGCCCGGGGGCGCTTCCGGCGTCGACCAGTCTCGAAGACCTGCGGGACGGCCTGGAGCGCGTGGCCGAGCCGCTCTCGATCGTCGAGCTCGGCGGCCGCGTCGCGGTCGGCCACGGCGGCACGGCCAGGCCGGGCGCGCCCACCGGCAGCGATCTCCCCCTCCTCGCCCAGGTTCCGGCCCTCCTGCCGGAGGACCTCGGCGATCCCGCCTTCCGCGAGGCCCACGGCATCCGCTATGCCTACGTGGCCGGCGAGATGGCGAACGGCATCGCGTCCGAGGAGATGGTGGAGGCCGCCGCAGGGGCGGGCTTCCTCGGCTTCTTCGGCGCCGGTGGCCTCCCGCCGGCGCGGGTCGAGGCCGCGATCGAGCGGCTCGCCAGGCTCGCGGACCTCCCCTACGGCTTCAACCTCATCCACAGCCCCGCGGATCCGGAGCTGGAGACGGCAGGCGCCGCCCTCTTCCTGCGCCACGGGATCCGCCTGGTGTGCGCCTCCGCCTACCTGGATCTCACCCTCCCGCTGGTGCGCTACCGGGTGGCGGGGATCCACCGGAGCGCCGACGGGAGCGTGGTCGCGCCGAACCGGGTGATCGCCAAGGTCTCTCGTGTGGAGGTGGCGCGGAAGTTCCTCTCGCCTCCGCCGGAGCGCCTTCTCCGGCAGCTCGTCTCGGCCGGCGAGATCACGGCGGAGCAGGCCGAGCTCGCGAAGTCGATCCCCATGGCGGAGGACATCACCGCCGAGGCCGACTCCGGCGGACACACGGACAACCGGCCGCTGGTGGTGGTGCTGCCTGCGATCCAGGCGCTCCGCGACGAGCTTCACGCAGAGTATCGATACGCCGTACGGCCGCGCGTCGGCGCCGCCGGCGGGATCGCGACGCCCCAGGCGATGGCGGCGGCCTTCTCCCTCGGCGCGGCCTACGTGGTCACCGGCTCGGTGAACCAGGGCTGTCGCGAGGCGGGCACCTCGGATCAGGTGCGAGAGATGCTCGCCCAGGCGGCGAGCACGGACGTGACGATGGCGCCCGCCGCCGACATGTTCGAGCTGGGCGTGAAGGTCCAGGTCCTCTCGAAGGGGACGATGTTCCCGGTCCGGGCGGCGAAGCTCTACGAGCTCTTCCGGAGCCACGAGAGCCTGGAGGCGCTGCCCGCGCCCGTGCGCGCCGAGCTCGAGCAGAAGTACTTCCGCTGCTCGCTCGACGAGGCGTGGGAGGGCTGCAAGCGCTTCTTCGCCGTGCGCGACCCGTCGCAGGTGGAGAAGGGAGAGCGCGACACCAGGCACCGCATGGCCCTCGTCTTCCGCTCGTACCTCGGCCAGGCCTCGGGGTGGGCGAACCAGGGCGTCGCGGACCGCCGGCTCGACTTCCAGATCTGGTGCGGCCCGGCGATGGGCGCCTTCAACGACTGGGCGAAGGGCTCGTACCTGGAGGACTGGCGCGAGCGGCGCGTCGTCCCCGTCGCGATGAACCTCCTCGTGGGCGCCGCGGCGCTCACCCGCCTCTCGGCGCTCCGGGCGCAGGGCGTGGGCCTGCCTCCGGAGCTCGAGCGCTTCTCGCCGAAGACGCCGGCGGAGCTCGACGCCCTCCTCGTACCGCGTGAGACCGCCAGGCCCACCGAGGCCCGGCCTTCGAGGGTCGCGGCGCGCGCGGCGAAGAACGAGCCCATCGCGATCGTCGGGATGGCCGGCCTCTTCCCGAAGGCCCAGGATCTCGAGTCCCTCTGGCGCCTGGTGCGGACCGGCCTCGACGCCGTGGGCCCGATCCCCGATAGCCACTTCTCGCTCGCGGACTACCACGACCCGGATCCCAAGGCGCCGGACCGCATCTACACGACGCGCGGCGCGTTCCTGGACGCCTACCCCTTCGACCCCACCGAGTTCGGGATCCCGCCCGCCATCCTCGAGGCGACCGATACCTCGCAGCTCCTGGGCCTCGTGGTGGCGCAGAAGGCACTGGAAGACGCGGGCTACGGCGACGGGCGGGAGTGGGATCGGAGCCGCGCCTCGGTGCTCCTGGGCGTGACCGGCACCCAGGAGCTCGTGATCTCGCTGGGCGCGCGGCTGGGGCACCCGCACTGGCGCAAGGCGCTCCGCGACGCGGGCGTGCCCGAGGAGCAGGCCGACGAGGTGGTGGAGCGGATCGGCCGCGCCTACGTGGGCTGGCAGGAGAACTCCTTCCCGGGCCTCCTCGGGAACGTGGTCGCCGGCCGGATCGCGAACCGCCTCGACTTCGGTGGGACCAACAGCGTGGTGGACGCGGCGTGCGCGAGCTCGCTCGCGGCGATCCACACGGCGTGCATGGAGCTCTGGACCGGCAGGTCGGATCTCGCCCTCACCGGGGGTGTCGACACCATCAGCGACATCTTCATGCACATGTGCTTCTCGAAGACCCCCGCGCTCTCGCCCACGGGTGACGCGCGGCCCTTCGCCGCCGCTGCCGACGGGACGATCCTCGGCGAAGGCATCGGGATGCTGGTGCTCAAGCGCCTCTCCGACGCAGAGGAGGCGGGCGATCGGATCTACGCGGTGATCCGCGGGATCGGCACCTCCAGCGACGGCAGGGCCAAGAGCATCTATGCGCCCCTCGCCAAGGGTCAGGCGCGAGCGCTCTCCGCTGCCTACGAGATCGCCGGCGTGGATCCGCGCACCATCGAGCTCGTCGAGGCCCACGGCACGGGCACCAAGGCCGGCGACGCCAGCGAGCTCGACGGGCTTCGCCAGGTCTACGCGGCTGCGAGCGAGGAAAAGGGGTGGTGCGCCCTCGGCTCGATCAAGTCGCAGATCGGCCACACCAAGGCGGCGGCCGGGGCGGCGGGCCTGATCAAGGCCACCCTCGCGCTGACGCACAAGGTGATCCCGCCGACGATCAAGGTGGACGCGCCGGCGCCCGGCATCGAAGGGAGCCCCTTCCACGTGTCCACCGAGGCCCGGCCGTGGCTCAAGGCCGCCGGCCACCCGCGCCGCGCGGGGGTGAGCGCCTTCGGATTCGGCGGCAGCAACTTCCACGCGGTGGTGGAGGAGTACCGGGACGCGCGCGAAGCGCCGGCCTGGGACGGCTCCGTGGAGCTCGCCGCCTTCTCCGGCCCGGATCGGGACGCGGTGCTGGCGGAGCTCGCCGGCCTGGAGCTCTGCGCGCCCGCGGAGCTCGCCTCGTTCTGCGCGCGGTCCCGCTCCACGTTCCGTGTGAAGGCCGAGCACAGACTGCTACTGGCCTTCGAGCGCGGCTCCGACCTCGCGGCGATCGCCGGGAAGGCTCGGGCGCTGGTGGCGAAGGGCCCCGGGAGCGCAGACGGCGTCTCCTACGGCGTCGGATCGCGCGCCGGGAAGCTCGCCTTCCTCTTCCCGGGTCAAGGCTCACAGTCGGTCGGGATGCTCCGCGACCTGGCGAACACCTTCCCGGAGCTGCTCTCCGCCCTGGAGGGCGCCGACGGGATCGCGCCGGACGTCTATCCGCCGCCCACCTTCGATACGGCCGTCCGCGAGGCACGCACCGCGTTCCTCACCCGAACCGATCGGGCGCAGCCCGCGCTGGGTGCGGTGGAGCTCGGCGCGCTCGGCGTGCTCCGGCGCTTCGGCGTCCGGCCCGACCTGGCGGCGGGACACAGCTTCGGCGAGCTCGTGGCGCTCCACGCCGCGGGGCGGATCGGCGCGGCGGATCTCCACACCCTCGCCCGGGCGCGGGGCCAGCTCATGGCCGGCGACGGCAGCGATCGCGGCACGATGCTGGCCGTGCACGCGGGCCTCACCGACCTGGAGGCGATGATCGCGGAGGAGGGCCTCGACGTGGTCCTCGCCAACCGCAACGCGCCGGCGCAGGGCGTGCTCTCCGGCAGCCGCGAGGCGATCGCCAGGGCGCGGGATGCGTGCAAGCGCAAGGGCTTCCGCGCGACCCCGCTCACGGTGGGCGCCGCCTTCCACAGCCCCCTCGTCGCCGACGCGGCGGCGGGCTTCGCCGAGGCGCTTGCCGAGGTGGAGCTCTTCCCGGGCTCGATCCCGGTCGTGGCCAACTCGACCGCGGCGCCCTACCCCCTGGACGGCGACGAGGCCCGGGCGCTCCTGGCGCAGCAGCTCGCCAGGCCCGTGCGCTTCGCCGAGTCGGTGGAGACGCTCTGGGACGACGGAGTCCGCACCTTCGTCGAGGTCGGCCCCAAGGCGACCCTCTGCGGCCTCGTCCGCTCGACCCTCGGCGACAAGGCGCACCTCGCGGTGGCGCTCGATGCGAGCGCCGGGCGTCGCACCGGCCTCCTGGACCTCGCCTCGCTCCTCGGCGCCCTCGCTGCGGCGGGACACGAGGTGCGCCTCGAAGAGTGGCAGAACGTTCCCGGGCGCAAGGCGCCGACGCGCAAACCGCGGATGATCGTGCCGCTCACCGGTGCGAACTTCCGATCGCCGGTGGACGAGCGCGCCGCGAATCGAAACCTCCCGGGCAACCGGCCCGCACAGGCGACGAACGCCGCGGCGGCCGCCCCTTCCTCTCCCGCGGCGCACGCCGCACCACTTTCGCCGGCGCCGCCGCGCGAGGCGTCCGTTGCTCGGACGGCTTCGCCCGCCGCTCGGCCCCTGGAGTCCCCGATGACGTACGGAACGCTCCCCATCGCCCCTCCCGCTCCGACCACCGCGTCGGGATCCGGAAGCCTCCTGCTCGAGGCGCTCCGGGCGAACGCCGAGAGCCTGCGTGCGCTGCAGTCGCTGCAGGATCAGACCGCGGCGCTCCACCACCGCTTCCTGGAGGGCCAGGCCGCCGCCCAGGCGAGCTTCCACGCGCTCCTCCTGGGGCAGCAGCGTCTCGTCGAGCAGGCGCTTGCGGGCGGGCCGATCGAGATGCCGGCATTCGCGCCGCAGGCGATGCAGCCCGTGCAGGCTCGGCCGGCGTTCGCGATGCCGCAGCCGGCCCCGGTGCAGGCGGGGTTCGCGCCGTATGCGCCGGTCGCGATGCAGCAGCCGGTCGCGGTGCAGCAGCCGGTCGCGGTGCAGCAGCCGGTCGCGGTGCAGCAGCCGGTCGCGGTGCAGCAGCCCGTCGCGGTGCAGCAGCCCGTCGCGGTTCAGCCGCCCGTCGCGGTTCAGCCGCCCGTCGCGGTGCAGCAGCCCGTCGCGGTGCAGCAGCCCGTCGCGGTGCAGCAGCCCGTTTCGGTTCAGCAGCCCGTCGCCGTGAAGCAGGCCGCCGTCGTGCAGCCCGCCGCCAACGACTCGAACGACGCCGCCCTCGACGTGCGGGCCGTGCTCCTCTCGGTGGTCGCCGAGTCCACGGGCTATCCGACCGAGATGCTCGACCTCGACATGGACCTCGAGTCGGACCTCGGCATCGACTCGATCAAGCGGGTCGAGATCCTCTCGATGCTCTCGAAGCGCGTGCCCAACGCGCCGACCGTGGATCCCGAGCACCTCGGTAATCTGCGGACGCTGCGGCAGGTGCTCGAGTTCGTGGCCCCCGGCCATGGCGCGGAATCCGGCGCCGGGAGCGCTGCCGCCGGCGTCCAGGCCGAGGCCGAAGCCGAGGCCCAAGGGGCGGGCTCGCAATCCGCGCAATCCAAGGATGATCCGGCCGACGCCCTCGAGCACCGGGGGGTCGTCGCCGTTCGCCTGCCCGCCACCCCCGGGAAGCCGCTTCCGCCGCTCGCGCCGAGCGCGATCTGGATCGCCGCCCGAGACGCCGCCGATCCGCTCGCTACCGCTCTGGCGACGAAGCTCTCCGCCCGCGTGGTCTCCCTGGCCCCTGCGTCGGACGAGCCTGACGAAGCGGTGAGCGCGCTCCTGATCCTGGGCGACGACCTTCCTGATCTCCTGCCCCTGGCCTTTTCCCGGCTCCGGTCGGTCGCAGGCCGCCTGCGCACCGCCGGCGAGAGCGGCGGCGCTCTCCTGGCCACGATCGCCCGCCGCGACGGCGCGTTCGGCCGCCTCTCGCCCGCATCCGGCTCGCCGCACCAGGCGGGCCTCGCGGGCTTGGCGAAGACCGCCGCGCAGGAGTGGCCCACGGTTCGCTGTCGCGCGCTGGACGTATGCACCTCCCTCGCTCCCGATGAAGCCGCCGACGTCCTCGCGGCGGAGCTGGGCGAGGCCGGCCCCCGCGAGGTCGGTCTGGGCGCTGCGGGCCGCGTCGGCCTCCGCCTCGTCCCCGAGGGATCGGCGACGGCGCGCGCGACGCACCTCGAGCCCGGCGCTCTCGTGGTCGTCTCCGGAGGTGCACGAGGCGTGACTGCAGCTTGCACCATCGAGCTCGCGAAGACCTCTCGCCCGACCTTCCTCCTCCTCGGCCGCTCTCCCCTCCCCGCAGCCCAGGAACCAGCCTGGCTCGCCGGCGCGTCCGACGAGCCAGCGATCAAGAAGGCGCTCCTGGCCGACGGCTTCCCCGGCCAGCGCCCGACCCCGAAGCAGGTGGGCGACGCGTGCCGCCGGATCCTCGCCGAGCGCGAGGTGCGGCAGGCGATCGCGGCCATCGAGGCCGCCGGCTCCACCGTGCGCTACGCCTCCGTGGACGTGCGGGATCCCGCCGAGGTGGCCGCGGCTCTGGACGAAGCGCGCGCCCTCCACGGACCGGTGCGCGGCGTCGTCCACGGCGCCGGCGTCCTTCGCGACCGGCGCATCGAGGACAAGTCCGACGAGGACTTCGCCGAGGTGCTGGGCACCAAGGTCGAGGGCCTCGAGGCGCTGCTGGCCGCCACCGCCGGCGACGACCTCGCCTTCCTCGCCCTCTTCACGTCGGTGACGGGCCGCTTCGGCCGGCGGGGTCAGGCCGACTACGCCGCCGCGAACGAAGTGCTCACCGGATACGCGCTGCGTGAAGCCCGCGCTCGACCGGCGTGCAACGTGATCGCCTTCGACTGGGGCCCCTGGGAAGGCGGGATGGTCACGCCCGCGCTGCGCCGCGAGTTCGAGCGCGAGGGCATCGGCCTCATCCCCCTCGAGGCCGGCGCCCGCCTCTTCGCCCGCACGGCGGCATCCTCGCGCGGCGGCGCGGTCGAGCGCGTGGTCGGCGCGGGCTTCCCGTCCGGCGAGGAGCCGGCTCCCGTCGAGAGGATCCTCCTCTCCGCCCACCGCGTCGATCGGAAGACGCATCCCTACCTCGCGGATCACGAGCTCGCGGGCCAGGCGGTGCTCCCCGTGGCGATGATGACCGAGCTCCTCGCGACCTCGGCCCGCGAGGCCTTCGGCGGTTCGTTGGTGGCGGTGGAGGCGTTCCGCCTCTTCAAGGGCGTGGTCCTCGGCGACGAGACCGCCGAGCTCACCGTCTCCTGTGCGCCGCCGGTGGACAACGTCCTCGGCCGCCAGATCGACGTCGAGCTCCGCGGAGCGGGGGAGCGCGTCCACGCGCGGGCCCGCGTCGTCCTCGGAGCGCGGGAGAGCGCGCCCCTGCCGTCGCTGGACGCGGGCCCGCTGCGCCCCGCGACGGTGGACGTCGACACGATCTATCGCGACCGCCTCCTCTTCCATGGGCCGCGCTTCCACGCCATCGAGTCGGTCGATGGCCTCGGCGACGACGGCCTCGCCGCAGGCCTTCGGACCTCGCCTCCTGCATGCGCCTGGATTCCGGAGTCCGGGAACCGCGCGTTCACCACCGATCCACTCGCACTGGACGGGATCTTCCAGGCCCTCGTGCTCCACTGCCGCGACCGCCACGGCGTGCCCTCGCTCCCGACCCGCTTCGACGCGTGGAGGCAGTACCGCGACCGGCTCCCCGAGGACGGCGTCCGGGCCGTGGTCGCCGTACGGGAATTCGACGACAACACGGTGGTCTCCGACTGCGAGCTCCTGGGCGCCGACGGATCCCTCGTCGCCCGCCTGGAGGGCTACGTCTGCACCATGAGCGCCTCCCTCGAGGCCGCCTACGGACGCGCGGATGGCCCCGACGGGCAGGCCGCCGCACCGCCGAGAGCAGAGGGTTCTCGTGGCTGA